Proteins encoded within one genomic window of Kibdelosporangium phytohabitans:
- a CDS encoding helix-turn-helix domain-containing protein: MEVLVERLSQLDSHAAGAIRVVMFYDTLMRRRVDLAVLARASAGLAECVAGIRLHGTGRVIRVSPDGRPVPDPAPPASTAMAITLDEEEIGTVWLERPGEPTPLDELLLDRLSIAAAAVVERYGPARTTMADPALIELVISSGSDEAARARALRLLGFGPDLPIRVVAVRSERPLDQIGGLICPAHPVKAAPLADVGVVLAAKVDPALFPAGVRAGIGSAHSPDQSWRQARTALRFATERQPVVPHDSLGALALLAQIPHEAARDNADVAAIARLAGNPDDMDTLDAYCASGSLRRAADVLHRHHSSIARRLDQIGRGLGIELTEPTGLIRARLALTAWRLIGD, from the coding sequence ATGGAGGTTCTGGTCGAGCGGCTGTCGCAGCTGGATTCGCACGCCGCCGGTGCGATCCGGGTCGTGATGTTCTACGACACGCTGATGCGCAGACGGGTGGACCTGGCGGTGCTCGCCAGGGCGTCGGCGGGCCTGGCGGAGTGCGTGGCTGGGATCAGGTTGCACGGTACGGGCCGCGTGATCCGCGTCAGCCCCGACGGCCGCCCGGTACCCGACCCGGCGCCACCCGCGTCCACCGCGATGGCGATCACCCTCGACGAGGAGGAGATCGGCACGGTGTGGCTCGAACGGCCCGGCGAGCCGACCCCGCTCGACGAGCTGCTGCTGGACCGGCTGTCCATCGCGGCCGCGGCGGTCGTCGAACGCTACGGACCGGCCCGCACGACCATGGCCGATCCCGCGCTGATCGAGCTGGTGATCAGCTCCGGCAGTGACGAGGCCGCACGCGCACGGGCGCTGCGGCTGCTGGGATTCGGCCCCGACCTGCCGATCCGTGTCGTGGCTGTGCGGTCGGAACGTCCGCTCGACCAGATCGGCGGCCTGATCTGCCCGGCGCATCCGGTGAAAGCGGCACCGCTGGCCGACGTGGGCGTGGTCCTGGCCGCCAAAGTGGACCCGGCGCTGTTCCCGGCGGGAGTGCGCGCGGGGATCGGGTCGGCCCACAGCCCCGACCAGTCGTGGCGGCAAGCCCGTACCGCGCTGCGGTTCGCCACCGAACGCCAGCCGGTCGTGCCCCACGACAGCCTGGGAGCGCTCGCGTTGCTCGCCCAGATCCCCCACGAAGCCGCGCGGGACAACGCCGACGTGGCCGCGATCGCCCGGCTGGCAGGCAATCCCGACGACATGGACACTTTGGACGCGTACTGCGCCTCGGGTTCGCTGCGCCGCGCGGCCGACGTCCTGCACCGGCATCACAGCAGCATCGCCCGCAGGCTCGACCAGATCGGCCGGGGACTGGGCATCGAGCTCACCGAGCCGACCGGGCTGATCCGCGCCCGGCTCGCGCTGACCGCGTGGCGGCTGATCGGCGACTGA
- a CDS encoding long-chain-fatty-acid--CoA ligase, which translates to MNVPTVTGLLLTQAGNERTGLRFEDRAWSWAEHVRLSAGHAAALRTALNWDEPPHVGILADNVPEFSFLLGGCAFAGAVLAGLNPTRRGDALARDIRLADCQLVLAERKYLSLLDGLDLGEAVVHELETWRTPLEAPLEPVTVDATDLLMLIFTSGTSGDPKAVRCTHGKIAFPGRMLADRFGLSASDTAYVSMPMFHSNAIMAGWAAGLAAGANIALRRRFSASGFLPDVRRFGATYANYVGKPLSYVVATPPRDDDADNPLRLVYGNEGASADLAAFEKRFGCTVVDAFGSTEGGVGFARTPGTPPTSLGRPADDVAILHPDTGHPCPPAEFDADGRLVNAAEAVGELVNTAGAGWFAGYYRDPGADAHRLRGGRYHTGDLAYADKDGFAYFAGRLGDWLRVDGENLGTAPIERILSRHPAITDTAVYAVPDPITGDQVMAAIVTGGTPIDPDEFGRFLARQPDLGPKQVPKYVRVLPELPRTSTFKVVKRLLSAEGVDCGGTVWARSGQGTGYTELSPLSLRDHQAQPRVFGRLDRSS; encoded by the coding sequence ATGAACGTGCCGACAGTCACCGGCCTCCTGCTGACCCAGGCGGGCAACGAGCGAACCGGCCTGCGGTTCGAGGACCGCGCCTGGTCGTGGGCCGAGCACGTCCGGCTCTCGGCCGGCCACGCCGCCGCCCTGCGCACGGCGTTGAACTGGGACGAACCACCCCACGTCGGCATCCTGGCCGACAACGTGCCCGAATTCTCGTTCCTGCTGGGCGGTTGCGCGTTCGCGGGCGCGGTTCTGGCCGGGCTCAACCCCACTCGCCGAGGCGACGCGCTAGCCAGGGACATCCGGTTAGCGGACTGCCAGCTCGTTCTCGCCGAACGGAAGTACCTGTCCCTGCTCGACGGACTGGATCTCGGCGAGGCCGTCGTCCACGAGCTGGAAACGTGGCGGACGCCGCTCGAAGCACCGCTAGAACCCGTTACAGTGGACGCGACTGATTTGCTGATGTTGATCTTCACGTCCGGCACCAGCGGCGACCCGAAAGCCGTCCGGTGCACCCACGGCAAGATCGCGTTCCCCGGCCGGATGCTCGCCGACCGGTTCGGACTGTCCGCGTCGGACACGGCGTACGTCTCGATGCCGATGTTCCACTCCAACGCCATCATGGCCGGGTGGGCCGCCGGGCTCGCGGCAGGCGCGAACATCGCGCTGCGGCGCAGGTTCTCCGCCTCCGGGTTCCTGCCCGACGTCCGCAGGTTCGGTGCCACCTACGCCAACTACGTCGGCAAACCACTGTCCTACGTGGTCGCGACACCGCCACGCGACGACGACGCGGACAACCCGCTGCGCCTGGTCTACGGCAACGAGGGAGCAAGCGCGGACCTGGCCGCGTTCGAGAAGCGGTTCGGGTGCACGGTCGTCGACGCGTTCGGCTCCACCGAAGGCGGCGTGGGTTTCGCGCGCACCCCGGGCACACCGCCGACCTCACTCGGCAGGCCCGCCGACGACGTGGCCATCCTGCACCCGGACACCGGCCACCCCTGCCCACCGGCCGAATTCGACGCCGACGGGCGCCTGGTCAACGCCGCCGAAGCCGTCGGGGAACTGGTGAACACCGCGGGTGCCGGCTGGTTCGCCGGGTACTACCGGGACCCCGGTGCCGACGCGCACCGGTTGCGCGGCGGGCGATACCACACCGGCGACCTCGCGTACGCCGACAAGGACGGGTTCGCCTACTTCGCGGGCCGGCTCGGCGACTGGCTGCGGGTCGACGGGGAGAACCTCGGCACGGCACCGATCGAGCGGATCCTGTCGCGGCACCCCGCGATCACCGACACTGCCGTCTACGCGGTGCCCGACCCGATCACCGGGGACCAGGTGATGGCCGCGATCGTCACCGGCGGAACGCCGATCGACCCCGACGAGTTCGGGCGGTTCCTGGCCCGGCAGCCCGACCTCGGGCCCAAGCAGGTGCCGAAGTACGTCCGCGTGCTGCCCGAACTGCCGCGGACGTCGACGTTCAAGGTCGTCAAACGGCTGCTGTCAGCCGAAGGCGTCGACTGCGGCGGCACGGTCTGGGCGCGGTCGGGGCAGGGCACCGGCTACACCGAGCTGTCGCCCCTGTCCCTGCGGGACCACCAGGCTCAGCCGAGGGTCTTCGGGCGTCTGGACCGCTCGTCGTAG
- a CDS encoding endonuclease/exonuclease/phosphatase family protein, whose protein sequence is MRWLISVLVAALVLIGITAPASAAPDGTLALASTALRAGEPITATYSTPRPHAKNWLGLYSDPGNGPVDEKYVGPSTAWTYLTAGSGTATLPTDGLEPGDYIVFALAQDGYQWLAAPVKLRIAGNAPLHFVTETFDLRNARALTPYQATVRGVVRGDTDGVTFREAAGPQWAQVSADGSVTGTPRLSDVLRPSRVRVEARNARGETSTATISVEVRPPGLSLVPELRTMSFNLWHGGSQVDGGREKQLSTLLKSDVDVVGLQESSATSTRELAEALGWDYHQAGTDIGVISRYPIVERKQPGTGPLSVATRVRVRLDDHQDVVVWNVHLGYNPYGPYDACFGKMTQEQLLANEERSGRTPQITAVLQEMRPDLATAWRTPVLLTGDFNAPSHLDWTPRTRRCGYDTVPWPTSVLPAQAGLRDSFRVANRNPVTTPGTTWSPIYPIFTGGYGHDSHKGEPEPQDRIDFVYYAGLLGVTDSKTVVEGKPAAVPNHRGNAWPSDHAAVLTTFRTSAL, encoded by the coding sequence ATGCGTTGGTTGATATCAGTGCTGGTAGCGGCACTTGTCCTGATAGGCATCACGGCACCCGCCTCGGCGGCACCGGACGGCACGCTGGCACTGGCGTCGACCGCGCTGCGTGCCGGGGAGCCGATCACGGCGACCTACAGCACGCCCCGGCCGCACGCGAAGAACTGGCTCGGCCTCTACTCCGACCCGGGCAACGGCCCCGTGGACGAGAAGTACGTCGGCCCGTCGACGGCGTGGACCTACCTCACCGCGGGCAGCGGCACGGCGACACTGCCGACCGACGGCCTGGAACCGGGCGACTACATCGTTTTCGCCCTCGCCCAGGACGGCTACCAGTGGCTCGCGGCGCCGGTGAAGCTCCGGATCGCCGGCAACGCGCCGCTGCACTTCGTCACCGAAACGTTCGACCTGCGCAACGCACGCGCCCTCACCCCGTACCAAGCGACAGTGCGCGGCGTCGTGCGCGGGGACACCGACGGCGTGACGTTCCGCGAGGCCGCCGGACCGCAGTGGGCCCAGGTGTCGGCTGACGGCTCCGTGACCGGTACGCCCCGGTTGAGCGACGTGCTGCGGCCGTCCCGTGTGCGTGTCGAAGCCCGCAACGCGCGGGGCGAGACGAGCACTGCCACGATCAGCGTCGAGGTCCGGCCGCCGGGACTGAGCCTGGTGCCGGAGTTGAGGACGATGAGCTTCAACCTGTGGCACGGCGGCAGCCAGGTCGACGGCGGCAGGGAGAAGCAGCTCAGCACCCTGCTGAAGTCCGACGTGGACGTGGTCGGTCTGCAGGAGAGTTCGGCGACGTCCACGCGTGAGCTGGCCGAGGCACTGGGCTGGGACTACCACCAGGCGGGCACGGACATCGGCGTGATCAGCCGGTACCCGATCGTCGAACGCAAGCAGCCGGGCACCGGCCCGCTGTCGGTGGCGACACGGGTACGGGTGCGGCTCGACGACCACCAGGACGTCGTGGTGTGGAACGTACATCTGGGCTACAACCCGTACGGCCCCTATGACGCGTGCTTCGGCAAGATGACACAGGAACAGTTGCTGGCCAACGAAGAGCGCTCCGGCCGTACCCCGCAGATCACGGCGGTGCTTCAGGAGATGCGCCCGGACCTGGCGACGGCGTGGCGGACCCCGGTCCTGCTGACCGGGGACTTCAACGCCCCGTCACACCTGGACTGGACACCACGTACCCGCCGCTGCGGGTACGACACGGTCCCGTGGCCGACGTCGGTGCTGCCCGCGCAGGCCGGACTGCGTGACTCCTTCCGCGTGGCGAACCGCAACCCGGTGACCACGCCGGGCACCACCTGGTCGCCGATCTACCCGATCTTCACCGGCGGTTACGGCCACGACTCGCACAAGGGCGAGCCGGAGCCGCAGGACCGCATCGATTTCGTCTACTACGCCGGGCTGCTCGGCGTGACGGACTCGAAGACCGTGGTCGAGGGCAAACCCGCGGCCGTCCCCAACCACCGGGGCAACGCCTGGCCGTCGGACCACGCCGCCGTGCTGACGACGTTCCGGACTTCCGCGTTGTAG
- a CDS encoding alpha/beta hydrolase, which yields MDPELEAFISLLPRADLTDPVAERENFAKLAAAIPVPDTSNMVVEDRMVPADPEVPVRIYRPHDAQGAIIWLHGGGWVMGDVDTEHPWAARLAESSGVVVISVGYRLAPENPFPAASDDAYATLVWAAENAAELGIDPGRIAVGGHSAGAGIAAGIALRARDEGGPRICFQLLNQAGLDDRQETWSAREFTDVPWLTTSKVTQAWQHYLGGTTATAYAAPARATDLSDLPPAHIAAAEFCPNRDDDITYALRLLQAGVPVELHQWAGTFHGSQAIISAEVSQRQLAELGDVLRRALAG from the coding sequence ATGGATCCCGAACTCGAAGCCTTCATCAGCCTGCTCCCGCGTGCCGACCTGACCGACCCGGTCGCCGAACGCGAGAACTTCGCCAAGCTGGCCGCCGCGATACCCGTGCCGGACACCTCGAACATGGTGGTCGAGGACCGCATGGTGCCCGCCGATCCCGAGGTGCCCGTCCGGATCTACCGCCCGCACGACGCGCAGGGCGCCATCATCTGGCTGCACGGCGGCGGGTGGGTGATGGGAGACGTGGACACCGAGCACCCGTGGGCCGCCCGGCTGGCCGAGAGCTCCGGTGTGGTGGTGATCTCGGTGGGCTACCGCCTGGCGCCGGAGAACCCGTTCCCGGCCGCGTCCGACGACGCGTACGCCACCCTGGTCTGGGCGGCGGAGAACGCCGCCGAGCTGGGTATCGACCCGGGGCGGATCGCGGTCGGCGGGCACAGCGCGGGCGCCGGGATCGCCGCGGGGATCGCGCTGCGGGCCCGTGACGAAGGCGGCCCCCGGATCTGCTTCCAGCTGCTCAACCAGGCCGGGCTCGACGACCGGCAGGAAACCTGGTCGGCACGCGAGTTCACCGACGTGCCGTGGCTCACCACCAGCAAGGTCACTCAGGCGTGGCAGCACTACCTCGGCGGCACGACTGCCACGGCCTACGCCGCACCGGCACGGGCAACCGACTTGTCGGACCTGCCGCCCGCGCACATCGCGGCAGCGGAGTTCTGCCCGAACCGCGACGACGACATCACCTACGCGCTGCGCCTGCTGCAGGCGGGCGTGCCGGTGGAGCTGCACCAGTGGGCAGGGACGTTCCACGGCTCCCAGGCGATCATCTCCGCCGAGGTGTCGCAGCGCCAGCTCGCCGAACTCGGTGACGTCCTGCGCCGCGCGCTGGCCGGCTGA
- a CDS encoding alpha/beta fold hydrolase: MDFDEIVIRTDRLDFPALTAGEGPVVVCWHGFPDHPATFGPLAEHLVAAGRRVVAPFLRGHHPATVDRMPYTDSITLAADGAAVAEALSPDAGVDMIGHDIGAGVVGRLAAVWPERVRRAVTMAVPPPKAIPPILRDPAQQQRLFYMWLFQLPGLAETVLEADRALVDYLWATWSPGLEIGDHRANVHKLYGDPQVIRNALRIYRGNFDTALHDPDLAELAGKTENPATIPLLVLAGEDDGCIPPEFFAGAESGLAPGSSVRVVADAGHFMQLDQPAEIARLSLEWFDQP, encoded by the coding sequence GTGGACTTCGACGAGATCGTGATCAGGACGGACCGTCTCGACTTCCCCGCGCTCACCGCGGGCGAGGGGCCGGTTGTGGTGTGCTGGCACGGGTTTCCCGACCATCCGGCCACTTTCGGACCGCTTGCCGAGCACCTGGTCGCCGCCGGGCGCCGCGTGGTGGCGCCATTCCTGCGCGGGCACCACCCGGCGACCGTGGACCGGATGCCGTACACCGACAGCATCACGCTCGCCGCGGACGGAGCCGCGGTGGCGGAGGCGTTGTCACCCGATGCCGGGGTGGACATGATCGGGCACGACATCGGCGCGGGCGTGGTGGGCAGGTTGGCGGCCGTGTGGCCGGAGCGGGTGCGGCGCGCTGTGACCATGGCCGTGCCGCCGCCCAAGGCCATCCCGCCGATACTCCGGGATCCCGCGCAGCAGCAACGGTTGTTCTACATGTGGCTGTTCCAGCTGCCAGGCCTGGCCGAGACTGTGCTCGAAGCCGACCGGGCGCTCGTCGACTACCTGTGGGCCACGTGGTCGCCGGGCCTGGAGATCGGCGACCACCGCGCGAACGTGCACAAGCTCTACGGCGACCCCCAGGTGATCCGCAACGCGCTGCGGATCTACCGCGGCAACTTCGACACAGCGCTGCACGACCCCGACTTGGCCGAACTGGCTGGGAAAACCGAGAACCCGGCGACGATTCCGCTGCTGGTGCTGGCCGGGGAGGACGACGGGTGCATCCCACCCGAGTTCTTCGCGGGCGCCGAGAGCGGCCTCGCGCCCGGTTCGTCGGTCCGCGTCGTCGCGGACGCGGGGCATTTCATGCAGCTCGACCAACCGGCCGAGATCGCCAGGCTCTCGCTGGAGTGGTTCGACCAGCCGTGA
- a CDS encoding DUF6630 family protein yields MPPTAREALTAIAELLAPGNPDVTDRVVHAHSDPDSYLRAHADQLDERGIDEPIPNLARIALVDALTGHGLLAEVDWKEDADEIVAQLKRLRSSPAQPGAWVWFTGGTGLDTYGFLELAGSELHARGTALAVIDIESDCYPLVLLPADQLTGQQSGHLVHVGPGARLPVPDSRVQRGGELAQLAAAAGFTAEPVGCHPQAMTRTRSGHRDR; encoded by the coding sequence GTGCCGCCAACCGCTCGAGAAGCCCTGACCGCCATCGCCGAGCTACTCGCCCCTGGCAATCCGGACGTCACCGACCGGGTGGTGCACGCACACTCCGACCCCGACTCGTATCTGCGCGCGCACGCCGATCAACTCGACGAACGGGGTATCGACGAGCCCATCCCGAACCTCGCCCGGATCGCCCTGGTCGACGCGCTCACCGGCCACGGCCTCCTCGCCGAGGTGGACTGGAAGGAGGACGCGGACGAGATCGTCGCCCAGCTCAAGCGGCTGCGTTCCAGCCCGGCACAGCCCGGGGCCTGGGTCTGGTTCACCGGCGGCACCGGGCTGGACACGTACGGATTCCTCGAACTGGCAGGCAGCGAACTCCACGCCAGGGGCACCGCACTCGCCGTCATCGACATCGAATCCGACTGCTACCCGCTCGTGCTGCTCCCGGCCGACCAACTGACTGGCCAGCAAAGCGGTCACCTGGTCCACGTAGGTCCGGGCGCTCGGCTGCCAGTCCCGGACAGCCGAGTCCAGCGCGGTGGCGAACTCGCCCAGCTCGCCGCCGCCGCGGGGTTCACGGCCGAGCCGGTCGGATGCCACCCCCAGGCCATGACCCGTACACGATCCGGTCATCGCGACAGATGA
- a CDS encoding ABC transporter ATP-binding protein, with amino-acid sequence MTTTKVAGLLRPYAGGFAAVVILQVIGAISGLAPLLAVVELGRTLLTPRPVDHDHVWTVVILGAAGLFVRLAATAASSGIGHLLDDRVQLSLRRQLAAQLGQAPIGWFSRRRTGELAKVVGEDVSAVHPFIAHTPGELVSAFAVPLVSLVYLFTIDWRLTLITLIPVVLAVALVPLMMRPARLREQEDFDAGMARIADSVVEFVQGIAVVKAFGGAGRAHGRFRTAVDEFVTTFLRWVRGLSGIAAGMQLALSPPFVLLVVLIGGTALITSGELAAADLLPFLLLGLGLTAPVAALGHGFDEMRAAQRAIGRIQDVLAVPRLPEPANPVTAQGHRVQLRDVRFGYEAGREVLRGIDLVLEPGTVTAVVGPSGSGKSTLVQLLPRFFDPVAGSVAIGGADLRDLGSRQLYRLVSFVFQDVRLLRASIADNIALAAPDAGPDAVVRAARLANIHDRILELPRGYETVAGDEVKLSGGEAQRIAIARALLADTPVLVFDEATAFADPHTEQAVRQALTTLKGDRTILLIAHRMETVADADTVVLLENGTVTERGTPSDLLARNGKFAEFWRSHHTVTAGGDESR; translated from the coding sequence ATGACCACAACCAAAGTGGCCGGGCTGCTGCGCCCGTATGCCGGCGGGTTCGCCGCTGTCGTGATCTTGCAGGTCATCGGCGCCATCTCGGGGTTGGCGCCGCTGCTCGCGGTGGTCGAGCTGGGACGCACGCTGCTCACCCCGCGCCCGGTCGATCACGACCACGTCTGGACCGTCGTGATCCTGGGCGCGGCGGGCTTGTTCGTCCGGCTGGCCGCAACGGCCGCGTCGTCCGGAATCGGGCACCTGCTCGACGACCGGGTGCAGCTGTCGTTGCGCAGGCAGCTGGCCGCGCAACTGGGGCAGGCCCCGATCGGCTGGTTCTCCCGGCGCCGGACCGGCGAGCTGGCGAAGGTCGTCGGCGAGGACGTCAGCGCTGTGCACCCGTTCATCGCCCACACTCCCGGCGAGCTGGTGTCCGCGTTCGCGGTGCCGCTGGTGTCGCTGGTGTACCTGTTCACGATCGACTGGCGGCTCACGCTGATCACGCTCATCCCGGTGGTGCTCGCCGTGGCGCTGGTGCCGTTGATGATGAGGCCCGCCCGGTTGCGTGAGCAGGAGGATTTCGACGCGGGCATGGCACGGATCGCCGACTCCGTCGTCGAGTTCGTCCAGGGCATCGCGGTGGTCAAGGCGTTCGGCGGCGCGGGCCGCGCGCACGGCAGGTTCCGCACGGCGGTGGACGAGTTCGTCACCACTTTCCTGCGATGGGTCCGTGGACTCTCCGGGATCGCCGCCGGGATGCAACTGGCGTTGTCACCGCCGTTCGTGCTGCTGGTGGTGCTGATCGGCGGCACGGCACTGATCACGTCGGGTGAGCTGGCCGCCGCCGACCTGCTGCCGTTCCTGCTGCTGGGGCTCGGCCTGACGGCTCCCGTGGCGGCGCTCGGCCACGGCTTCGACGAGATGCGGGCCGCGCAGCGCGCGATCGGCCGGATCCAGGACGTGCTCGCCGTGCCACGGCTCCCGGAGCCCGCGAATCCGGTGACGGCACAAGGACACCGGGTGCAACTGCGGGACGTCCGCTTCGGCTACGAAGCCGGCCGCGAAGTGCTGCGCGGGATCGACCTCGTGCTCGAACCGGGCACGGTCACCGCAGTCGTCGGCCCGTCCGGCAGCGGGAAATCCACGCTCGTGCAGCTGCTGCCGCGGTTCTTCGACCCGGTTGCCGGTTCGGTCGCCATCGGCGGTGCCGACCTGCGTGATCTGGGCAGCCGACAGCTGTACCGGCTGGTGTCCTTCGTGTTCCAGGACGTCCGGCTGCTGCGCGCGTCCATCGCGGACAACATCGCACTGGCCGCGCCGGACGCCGGGCCGGATGCCGTGGTCCGTGCCGCCCGGCTGGCCAACATCCACGACCGGATCCTGGAGCTGCCACGCGGTTACGAGACAGTTGCCGGCGATGAGGTGAAACTGTCAGGCGGTGAGGCGCAACGAATCGCGATCGCCCGCGCGCTGCTGGCCGACACACCCGTCCTGGTGTTCGACGAGGCGACCGCGTTCGCCGACCCGCACACCGAACAGGCGGTACGCCAGGCGTTGACGACGCTCAAGGGCGACCGGACGATCCTGCTGATCGCCCACCGAATGGAAACAGTCGCCGACGCGGACACTGTGGTGTTGCTGGAGAACGGCACAGTCACCGAGCGCGGCACACCCAGCGACCTGCTGGCGCGCAACGGCAAATTCGCCGAGTTCTGGCGATCCCACCACACGGTGACGGCCGGAGGAGACGAATCCCGATGA
- a CDS encoding MFS transporter, protein MLGIFAIVTTEILPIGLLTSIGADLSISDGTAGLMMTMPGLLAAASAPIVTVATARVDRGRMLRAFMLVLTLANVIAAAAPGYWAVLVSRVLVGVTIGGFWSIAAGLAERFVPPGSAARATAVIFAAVPLGSVLGVPAGTFIGDIAGWRTAFVVMAALSGLVLVAITVVVPRLPAEQVTRMSVLRNMVRRRSTRAALLVTFLMVLAHFGTYTYVTPFLEQVTHVSSGTITVILLVYGAAGIAGNFLAGTRAAQYPRATFGISAGLLAAATLLLPVAGTTPAGAVALLVVWGLAYGAVPVCSQTWFTQSARDTPEAASVLFTSSFQATIGLGALAGGAVVDHASPSAVMVLGGCTALLVAAACARLGRGPN, encoded by the coding sequence ATGCTGGGTATATTCGCCATCGTCACGACCGAGATCCTGCCGATCGGCCTGCTGACGTCGATCGGCGCCGATCTGTCTATTTCGGACGGAACAGCCGGGCTGATGATGACCATGCCGGGGCTGCTCGCGGCCGCGTCCGCCCCGATCGTCACGGTGGCGACCGCCCGTGTCGACCGCGGCCGGATGCTGCGGGCGTTCATGCTGGTGCTGACGCTGGCCAACGTCATCGCCGCCGCGGCGCCGGGCTACTGGGCCGTGCTGGTCTCCCGCGTCCTGGTGGGGGTCACGATCGGTGGTTTCTGGTCGATCGCGGCCGGTCTGGCCGAACGGTTCGTGCCGCCGGGTTCGGCCGCGCGGGCGACCGCGGTGATCTTCGCCGCCGTGCCGCTCGGTTCCGTCCTGGGTGTCCCGGCCGGGACGTTCATCGGCGACATCGCCGGTTGGCGCACGGCTTTCGTCGTCATGGCCGCGTTGTCGGGCCTGGTGCTCGTGGCGATCACCGTTGTGGTGCCGCGGTTGCCCGCCGAGCAGGTCACACGGATGAGCGTGCTGCGCAACATGGTGCGGCGGAGGAGCACACGGGCGGCTCTGCTGGTGACGTTCCTGATGGTTCTGGCGCACTTCGGCACGTACACGTACGTGACACCGTTCCTCGAGCAGGTGACGCATGTGTCGTCCGGAACCATCACGGTGATACTGCTGGTCTACGGCGCGGCGGGCATCGCAGGCAACTTCCTCGCCGGGACCAGGGCCGCCCAGTACCCGCGTGCGACGTTCGGGATCAGCGCCGGGCTGCTGGCGGCGGCCACCTTGCTCCTCCCGGTCGCAGGCACGACACCGGCCGGGGCCGTCGCCCTGCTGGTCGTGTGGGGACTGGCCTACGGCGCCGTGCCCGTGTGCTCGCAGACATGGTTCACGCAGTCCGCGCGGGACACACCGGAAGCGGCGTCGGTCCTGTTCACCTCGTCGTTCCAAGCCACGATCGGCCTCGGGGCACTGGCCGGCGGAGCCGTGGTGGACCACGCCTCACCCTCAGCGGTGATGGTGCTCGGTGGCTGCACAGCCCTGCTGGTCGCCGCCGCGTGCGCACGTCTAGGCCGCGGACCGAACTGA